Proteins encoded by one window of Glycine soja cultivar W05 chromosome 15, ASM419377v2, whole genome shotgun sequence:
- the LOC114386163 gene encoding mediator of RNA polymerase II transcription subunit 15a-like, which yields MSSAYHPQSDGQTEVLNKTLEMYLRYFVFDHPKTWFEMLPWAQLWYNTSFHHNIGMSPFKAVYGRDPPSVIPYELGESGPMVQPIAVLDSRVLLRDSSQVEQVLIQWEIAGPEEATWEDVTWVKASYPHFNLEDKVVYKGEGNVTCGKQEGKLVMLMVNTLPDCFSDPSDISFFSIPSLNLSALPNLQVQRINSAYFLKVNAIYQQMNRKLQQLESSPQEPNTLERIRFSMKVLENLLALLSVNKFQITTKFKEKLDKVEKFILRNFFSKNVSSRSQGQQPLADVQSRQQSDPSHSSISPSKILETKTSPQSLGTQNYHMMMNLSRQKNMCLQEQQVAKEYRNSQQSGPSHSCICLVKILETKPLPQSLATQNYHMMKDVSQKKKMYLQEQQVAKQYSNSQQSGPSHSNICPVKILETKPSPQSLGTQNYHMVKDVSQQKKMCLQEQQVAKQYSNSQQSGPSHSSICPVKILETKPSQQSLGTQNYHLMKDVSQQKKMCLQVQQVAKQYSNSEQSASPLIENSNMLKEISCKPTLTSDEPSAAMQCFLKVLTSSSPEALNASLGEIRKVVHLNDVIPSSELINGLGTNLASDIEPFSQDRYITCNGFVPRGRKRSRSMISMTAFGTSSIYTSSCDSNQLTDAEKPDLTLVTSTIKHPRIVEKCSLLEEIKEINKLLIDNEIVIGEKDSIQSAAGGAAEDAEGLVIKFFFNVVTCNQNLISHLSADKKSIIKPLWLLVPESYSFCPPVVLDKMPLEVLKI from the exons ATGAGTTCTGCTTATCATCCTCAGTCGGATGGCCAAACAGAGGTGTTGAATAAGACACTAGAGATGTACTTGAGATATTTTGTGTTTGATCATCCTAAAACTTGGTTTGAGATGCTTCCTTGGGCTCAACTTTGGTACAACACTTCCTTTCATCACAACATTGGTATGTCTCCCTTTAAGGCTGTTTATGGTAGGGATCCACCATCTGTTATTCCTTATGAAT TGGGTGAAAGTGGTCCAATGGTTCAACCCATAGCAGTATTGGATTCAAGGGTGTTATTGAGAGACTCTTCTCAAGTGGAACAAGTGTTGATTCAATGGGAAATTGCTGGTCCTGAGGAAGCTACATGGGAGGATGTGACTTGGGTTAAGGCAAGTTATCCTCACttcaaccttgaggacaaggttgtttATAAAGGGGAGGGTAATGTAACATGTGGGAAGCAGGAAGGAAAATTG GTCATGTTGATGGTGAACACTCTTCCTGATTGCTTCTCTGATCCTTCTGATATTTCCTTCTTCTCTATACCTTCTCTGAACCTTTCTGCTCTCCCTAATCTTCAG GTTCAAAGGATAAATAGTGCATATTTCCTAAAAGTTAATGCAATTTACCAACAGATGAATAGAAAACTTCAACAG CTTGAGTCTTCTCCTCAAGAACCAAACACATTGGAAAGAATAAGATTCAGTATGAAAGTATTAGAAAATCTTTTGGCACTCTTAAGTGTGAATAAATTCCAGATTACCACTAAATTCAAGGAGAAACTAGATAAAGTAGAAAAGTTTATACTACGTAACTTTTTCTCAAAGAATGTTTCTTCACGTTCtcaaggacaacaacctttagCTGATGTGCAATCCAGGCAACAATCTGATCCATCACATTCTAGTATTTCTCCATCGAAAATACTTGAAACAAAAACATCACCACAATCATTGGGGACACAAAACTATCATATGATGATGAATCTTTCTCGGCAAAAGAATATGTGTTTGCAAGAGCAGCAAGTGGCAAAAGAATATAGAAATTCACAACAGTCTGGTCCATCACATTCTTGTATTTGCCTAGTGAAAATACTTGAAACGAAACCATTACCACAATCATTGGCAACACAAAACTATCATATGATGAAGGATGTTTCTCAAAAAAAGAAGATGTATTTACAAGAGCAGCAAGTGGCCAAACAATATAGCAATTCACAACAGTCTGGTCCATCACATTCTAATATTTGCCCAGTGAAAATACTTGAAACGAAACCATCACCACAATCATTGGGAACACAGAACTATCATATGGTGAAGGATGTTTCTCAGCAAAAGAAGATGTGTTTACAAGAGCAGCAAGTGGCCAAACAATATAGCAACTCACAACAGTCAGGTCCATCACATTCTAGTATTTGCCCAGTGAAAATACTTGAAACAAAACCATCACAACAATCATTGGGAACACAGAACTATCATCTGATGAAGGATGTTTCTCAGCAAAAGAAGATGTGTTTACAAGTGCAGCAAGTGGCCAAACAATATAGCAATTCAGAACAGTCAG CTTCACCCTTGATTGAAAACAGCAATATGCTTAAAGAAATTTCCTGTAAACCTACACTCACTTCTGATGAGCCGAGTGCTGCAATGCAATGCTTTCTTAAAGTG TTAACCTCCAGTTCACCTGAAGCATTAAATGCATCGCTTGGTGAAATTAGAAAGGTAGTCCATTTGAATGATGTGATACCAAGTTCAGAATTGATAAATGGACTAGGGACAAATTTAGCATCGGATATTGAGCCATTTTCACAAGATAGATACATCACTTGCAATGGTTTTGTTCCAAGGGGAAGGAAGAGGTCTCGCAGCATGATTTCAATGACTGCCTTTGGCACTTCTAgtatttatactagttcatgTGACAGTAACCAGTTGACTGATGCTGAGAAACCTGACTTGACTTTAGTCACATCTACAATAAAGCATCCTAGAATTGTG GAAAAATGTTCTCTCTTAGAAGAAATAAAGGAGATAAATAAACTATTGATAGACAATGAGATAGTTATTGGAGAAAAAGACAGCATTCAAAGTGCAGCTGGAGGAGCTGCTGAAGACGCTGAAGGATTGgttattaaattctttttcaatGTAGTAACTTGCAATCAGAACCTAATATCCCATCTCTCTGCTGATAAAAAg TCAATAATCAAACCGTTGTGGTTGCTTGTTCCCGAAAGTTATTCATTTTGCCCACCTGTTGTTTTAGACAAAATGCCGTTGGAAGTATTAAAGATATAA